TTTCTATCCGGCTTTCGCCAACATGCTAGAATTACTCATCGCTAATCGTGTCACCCTTGCGAACTGCGCTAGTTGCTCCGCCCCCGCTAATTGCTAATCGCTAGTTGCTAATTGCTTTTGCGAAAATGGAAACAATCAAAGTCGCTATCGTCGGCATGGGCACCGTCGGCACCGGCGTGGCTCGGTTGTTGGTCGAGCATGGCGAACGGGCGGCGCGGCATTCGGGCCGGCAGCTCGTGCTGGAATCGGTCGTGGTGCAAAATGAAGAAAAACCTCGCGATTTGCACTTGCCCGCCGGCGTGCTGTCGACCGATTTACGAAAGATTACGCACAACCCGGAAATCAAAGTCGTCGCGCATTTGGTGGGCGGATTGGAGCCGGCCCGGCAAATCATGCTCCAGCTGCTGGAAAACGGCAAGGACGTGGTCACGGCCAACAAAGCCCTGCTGGCCGAGTACGGTCCGGAATTGTTCGACCGGGCCCGGGCGCTCGATATGTGCATTGCGTTCGAAGCGGCCGTGGCCGGCGGCATTCCCATCATCGCCAACATCAGCCAGTGCTTGTCGGCCAATCAAATTCAATCGCTCCGCGGCATTTTGAACGGCACCAGCAATTTCATTCTCACGAAAATGGAAGAACAGGGAGCCGATTATCACACGGCGGTGAAAGAAGCCCAGCGGCTGGGTTACGCCGAGGCCGATCCCACGCTCGATGTCGACGGCTCCGATGCCACCCAAAAACTGGCCATTCTCGCCCATTTGGCGTTCGGCGCCCGAGTGAACTGGCGCGACATTCCTCGCCGGGGCATCGACGGCCTCGACGCCGCCGATTTGCGTTACGCCAAAGAATTGGGCTATCGCATCAAGCTCGTGGCCATGGCCCAACTGGCGGCAGGCGGCGTGAATTTGCAGGTTTCGCCCACGCTCTGCAAAATCGGTTCGCCGCTGGCCGAAGTTCGCGGCGCATTTAACGCCATTAGCGTGGTTGGCGATGCGGTGGGTCCGCTGATGTTTCACGGCCAGGGCGCTGGCCAAATGCCGACCGCTTCGGCCGTCGTGGCCGACATGATCGACATGGTCGTAGGCCGGGCCCAAATTACTTTCCGCAACTTGGAATTATGGACCGATCAGGCCTCCGCCGCGCGGCCGCTCGATCCGGCCCAGTCGACCAGCAAATTTTATCTCCGCTTCCTGGCGGCCGATCAACCCGGCGTGCTGGCCGAAATTGCCGGCGTGCTCGGCAAGCACCAAATTTCAATCGCCTCGGTCATCCAGCACGACGACAAACGCACCGACGACGGCTTCCTGCCACTGGTCATCATGACCCACACCGCCGCCGAAGGCGACGTTTTGGCCGCCATCGAAACCATCGACAAGCTCCGCACGACCAAGCCTTTCAGTGTCTGCATGCGTGTGCAGGAATGATGTTGGCCGCCCACTTCCGTTGTCGATGGACGCTTGACTTTGCGCCGCCGACACGTCACGGCAACGCGCTGGCTCAATTCTTCCCTTGCATGCAGGCTCACCGTCTAAGACAATAATCGACTGCGTGTATTCCTGGGCTGCCGAGGTTGCTGGGTTGCCGCAAGCGAAAAAATCATCCCCCACGGTTTTTTCACCGTTTTCCACCGTTTTCGCTACCGTTTTTCGCCGTTTTTGACCGTTTTCACCGTTTTCCACACTTCGACTTTTGGACCCTTTCGACTCTTAACCCTTTCGCCCTGTGAAATACGCCATCATCATTCCCGACGGCGCTGCCGACGAACCCCAAGCTTCGCTCGGTGGCAAAACGCCGCTGCAGGCGGCTCACACTCCGGCCATGGACGCCGTCGTGCAAGCCGGCGTCGTGGGGCAATCCAACAATGTGCCCCCCTCGCTGCCGGCCGGGTCCGACGTGGCCTGTCTCAGCTTGCTCGGCTACAACCCGCTGGAGCATTTCACCGGCCGAGCGCCGCTGGAAGCCGCCGCGCAAGGAATCGAACTCGGCCCGGAAGATTGGGCCATTCGCTGCAATTTGGTGACCGTCGAAAACCAAACGATGCGCGATTTCACCGCCGGGCATATTTCCACCGACGAGGCCAAGCAATTGCTCGCCACGGCCCAGGAAAAACTCGGCGGCGAGCAGTTGCAATTTTATCCCGGCGTCAGTTATCGCAATTTATTAGTTTATCGAGGAGCGAAACAGCCCGCGCCGTTTTCGCCCGACACCCGCGCCACGCCGCCGCACGATTTGACCGACAAAACCGTGCTCGACGATTATCCTCGCGGCCCCGGCAGCGATTTGCTCAACCATTTGATGGCTGACAGCGTCGATCTGTTTGCCAATCATCCGGTCAACAAAGCCCGCCGCGCTGCAAACCATTCGGCGGCCACAAATATTTGGCTATGGGGATTGGGCCGCACGCCGCGGCTGTCGCCGTTTGAAAAAGTGTACGGCGTTCAGGGAACCATGATTACCGCCGTCGATTTGCTGCGCGGATTGGCCGCGCTCGTCGGTTGGCGGCGAATCGAAGTGCCCGGCGCGACCGGTTACATCGATACCGATTACGCCGCCAAAGGGCGTTACGCCATCGAGGCGCTACCCAACACCGACGTCATCTGCGTGCATGTCGAGGCGACCGACGAAGCCTCGCACATGGGCAACACGGCGGAAAAAATCAAAGCCCTGGAGCAAATCGACCGGCACATCGTCGCCCCGCTGCACGCGGCCTTGAAACAGCAGGGCGATTACCGCATTCTGATTTCCCCCGATCATCCCACACCGATCCGCTTGAAAACCCACAACCATGGTTTCGTTCCCATTGCGATGGCCGGAACCCGAATCCAGCCCGATGCCGCCACAACCTATGATGAAATAGCGGCCGGTCAATCGAAACTGTCCTTCCCGGAAGGCTGGCGACTGATGGGCCATTTCCTAGGCAAATAAGCCAACCTAGGCACCAGACACTTAGACACCAGACATCACTCATGCCCATCGTCGTTCAAAAATTCGGCGGCACCAGCGTAGCCGATAGTCAAAAAATCCTGGCCGCCGCCCGCAAAGCCATCCGCACCCAGCAGCAAGGCAACCAGGTGGTCATGGTCGTCAGCGCTATGGGTCACCAGACCGACCACTTGGTCGATTTGGCTGCTCAAATTACCGATCGGCCCAACGCCCGCGAAATGGATATGCTCCTTTCAACCGGCGAGCAAGTCAGCGTGGCGCTGATGGCGATGGCCATCCAATCGCTCGGTTCCAAAGCCGTCAGTTTAACCGGCGCTCAAATCGGCATTCGCACCGACAGCACGCACACAAAGGCCCGCATTCACTCCATTTCGACCGACCGCATGCGGCAACTGCTGGACGAAGGTCACATCGTTATCGCCGCTGGCTTTCAAGGCATCGACGAAAATTTCAACATCACCACGCTGGGCCGCGGCGGCAGCGACACCACTGCGGTCGCACTTGCCGCCGTGCTCCGGGCCGCTTCCTGCGAAATCTACACTGATGTCGATGGCGTCTACACCACCGACCCCCGCCAACTGCCCGAAGCCCGCCGCATCAAACGCATCAGCTATGACGAAATGCTGGAGCTGGCTAGCTTGGGCGCGGCGGTCATGCACAGCCGGTCGATCGAATTCGCTAAAAAATTCAACGTGCCCATCCACGTGCGCAGCAGCTTTAGTGACGTGCCCGGCACCATGATCGTGGCCGAGCCGGAATCGGCCAAGCAGCCGGTCAGCGGCGCTGCCCTGGTGAAGGACGAAGCCCGCATCACCATTGAAGGCGTTCCCGACCGCCCAGGCGTCAGCCATGCCATTTTTTCGCGACTAGCCAAGCGACACATCGCCGTCGACATGATCGTGCAAAACGTCGGCGCCGGCGGCAAGGCCGATATTTCCTTCACCGTGCCCCGCGACGATGTGGCCCAAACGCTGGAAGCCGCCAAAGAAGCCGTCGCCGAGTTGGGCGCGGCCGGCGTCAGCCACGATGACGACGTCGCCAAGCTTTCCGTCGTCGGCCTGGGCATGGCCCGCCAAACCGGCGTGGCCCAAAAAATGTTCAACGCCCTGGGCGAAGCCGGCATCAACATCGAAACCATCACCACCAGCGAAATCAAAATCAGCGTGCTCGTGGCCCGCGAGCAGGCTCAGGCGGCATTACGGGCCGTGCATGCGGCCTTCAGCCTGAACCAGGAGCCGTCGAACGGCAGTCCCGGCGATTCCGGCGCGCACCCCGCCGTTTCCACCGCCCTGGATGTTGTGCGCCAACTACAGGGAATGGAAAATTTGACCATCGATGAAATTACGCTGGACGAAAAGCAGGCCCGCGTGTCGATCGACGCCGTTCCCGACCGCCCCGGGACGGCCGCCGCGCTGTTCAAAGAAGTTGCCGCCGCCGGAATTTTTGTGGACATGATTGTGCAAAGCTACAGCCGCGCCGGCAAAGCCAATCTGACATTCACCGTGCCGGAAGCCGATTTGCAACGCAGCGCCGCCATTGCTGAAAAAGTGGCCAAACAATTCGGCTGCGGCGGCGTGAGCAGTTCCACCAAAATCGACAAAATTTCCGTCCAGGGTATTGGCATGCGGAGCCAT
This window of the Pirellulales bacterium genome carries:
- a CDS encoding homoserine dehydrogenase; protein product: METIKVAIVGMGTVGTGVARLLVEHGERAARHSGRQLVLESVVVQNEEKPRDLHLPAGVLSTDLRKITHNPEIKVVAHLVGGLEPARQIMLQLLENGKDVVTANKALLAEYGPELFDRARALDMCIAFEAAVAGGIPIIANISQCLSANQIQSLRGILNGTSNFILTKMEEQGADYHTAVKEAQRLGYAEADPTLDVDGSDATQKLAILAHLAFGARVNWRDIPRRGIDGLDAADLRYAKELGYRIKLVAMAQLAAGGVNLQVSPTLCKIGSPLAEVRGAFNAISVVGDAVGPLMFHGQGAGQMPTASAVVADMIDMVVGRAQITFRNLELWTDQASAARPLDPAQSTSKFYLRFLAADQPGVLAEIAGVLGKHQISIASVIQHDDKRTDDGFLPLVIMTHTAAEGDVLAAIETIDKLRTTKPFSVCMRVQE
- a CDS encoding cofactor-independent phosphoglycerate mutase, with product MKYAIIIPDGAADEPQASLGGKTPLQAAHTPAMDAVVQAGVVGQSNNVPPSLPAGSDVACLSLLGYNPLEHFTGRAPLEAAAQGIELGPEDWAIRCNLVTVENQTMRDFTAGHISTDEAKQLLATAQEKLGGEQLQFYPGVSYRNLLVYRGAKQPAPFSPDTRATPPHDLTDKTVLDDYPRGPGSDLLNHLMADSVDLFANHPVNKARRAANHSAATNIWLWGLGRTPRLSPFEKVYGVQGTMITAVDLLRGLAALVGWRRIEVPGATGYIDTDYAAKGRYAIEALPNTDVICVHVEATDEASHMGNTAEKIKALEQIDRHIVAPLHAALKQQGDYRILISPDHPTPIRLKTHNHGFVPIAMAGTRIQPDAATTYDEIAAGQSKLSFPEGWRLMGHFLGK
- a CDS encoding aspartate kinase; translated protein: MPIVVQKFGGTSVADSQKILAAARKAIRTQQQGNQVVMVVSAMGHQTDHLVDLAAQITDRPNAREMDMLLSTGEQVSVALMAMAIQSLGSKAVSLTGAQIGIRTDSTHTKARIHSISTDRMRQLLDEGHIVIAAGFQGIDENFNITTLGRGGSDTTAVALAAVLRAASCEIYTDVDGVYTTDPRQLPEARRIKRISYDEMLELASLGAAVMHSRSIEFAKKFNVPIHVRSSFSDVPGTMIVAEPESAKQPVSGAALVKDEARITIEGVPDRPGVSHAIFSRLAKRHIAVDMIVQNVGAGGKADISFTVPRDDVAQTLEAAKEAVAELGAAGVSHDDDVAKLSVVGLGMARQTGVAQKMFNALGEAGINIETITTSEIKISVLVAREQAQAALRAVHAAFSLNQEPSNGSPGDSGAHPAVSTALDVVRQLQGMENLTIDEITLDEKQARVSIDAVPDRPGTAAALFKEVAAAGIFVDMIVQSYSRAGKANLTFTVPEADLQRSAAIAEKVAKQFGCGGVSSSTKIDKISVQGIGMRSHSGVALGLFQALSEAGINVDLMSTSEVRVNVLVDGAVGQRALACLQKRFAPK